The Antennarius striatus isolate MH-2024 chromosome 8, ASM4005453v1, whole genome shotgun sequence nucleotide sequence ATACATAGCATATAAACGGACAAGGTTTCCCCAGGTCATAAACTTCAACGAATACAAAACTTCAACGAATACAAAACAGCCAATTTCAGCCAAGATTTATGAATGCAATCATCAACTAATAACCACAGACTGACTAACGTGTGCAAGTCAATTCTCTTCACTCCTCCCAGAGCGTAAGGCCTTCACCAGTTCTCTCCATTGGACTCGGTTCTGTGATGACTTATTAATCCGTTCCCACATCATGCCGATCTCCTGATGTTCTTCTTCAACTGTTTTCCTCCATCATTTCCTCAGGGAGTTCCACTCTAAGGTTTGCTGTATGGTGCTGTTCATGGGTTTCATCAAAGTGTGCCCGTTTCCTTTGTCTGATGGAGACTTCGATCTTTCCCTGCTCTGTGCGTTGCTACAAATAGTCGTTGGTTATTTTCTTTGGTCAAAATATCCCTTGGATGTAGGCATACTTTATAATTTTCGAGGTCATCCTCTATGTTTTGGAACCATGCAAAAGAACAGGTTTCACATTTGAGTTCAAGATTTTCAACTTCATTCATAAGTAAATGCATGGTGATCTCCAGACAGGCCTTAGCATGTAGAAGACATCTTTCTGCTTTCCTACACTTTGTCTCAACATCTTCCACTGAACTTCCAGTAACGGCGACAATGCTACCTAGATAAGTGAAGGCCTCAACTAATTCTAGTGGTTGGTCTTTACACATCATATCTCCTGTGTTGCTAAGGGAACCAATTCTCATCTCTATGGTCTTGGAAGAGTTCACGTTTATTCCCACTTTAGCAGGTTCATCCCGAAGCGACTCAAATTTCTGTCACGCATGGGCAATCCGTTGGTTGAGAAGTACGAGGTCATGATCAAACTCTCAATCTTTGAGCTTCTTATACAGACTGAACTGTATTCTGGTCTCATTTTCACCAGATGCCCGTCTAGAAACCCGGTCTAGTGTCAGTATGAAGAGAAGGGAGCTGAATAGACATCCTTGCCATACATTTCAAGTGGCTGACCAATCTGTGCAGTGGTTCAATGTGAGCTTACATTTGGAGATCGACCTACCAGTCCTGTACAGCACAGAATGATTCCTGGCTTGTGATGTCATACATCAACAGGAATCCCATGGCTCCTCTGTAGTAGGCTGTGGTGATGGTCCGATAACgctcctgacctgctgtgtcctgtgaAGACGTAACACAGGGAACAAATTATGGTGggttgtttttggggtttttttggttttttttaaagatatgcAGGATGATACTCAAAATTAACTATTAAAAGTAAGACAAATGGCTAACCCGGTTACACCAGGATGATCTATCTGCATTTTTGGCAGTGTGCTtaggaacaacaacaaaaaactctGAGTTTTTAAAGATGGTCTGATGTGGACACATCCAAATTGCACTAAGAAATAAGGCAATATCTGAAAGCAATATAAGGTTGGATATTTGAGGTTCCTCGCTAACTTAAAGTTCAGTCCAACAGGGTGAGGGTTACACTATGAGATGATACCAACGGTCTTAAAACTTGACGCAGGGTTTTATAAAACGAATTGAGCTTCTTTTCACCGTCCAGTGACCCCCATTCAAGATGCTGAACAACCAATAACATGTTCCCTCTCCTGTGTAAAAGTGTTCAACGTCTTCATTACTGTTAAGACAGTATAAGctgaataaatcagaataaagttgaaaaaaaaaaaagatgtatagCTTTCATTTAAGAGCAGTCCAGTGCCTTCAATTAATATTCAGTCATAGATCTGTCCTGGTTGTCAGTCTGCATAGTAAGCACATTCAGCTCCAGCAGCTCGAATTCATGCATCTTTCATGAGAAGCTCTGTGTGGATACGATGTTCAGCATCAGTAGTCATTAAACCCACAGCGTGAGAAATCAGTTTACGTCACATCCATGACAGACAGCAGCGTGGTAGACGGCAAAATGGGGGAGTAGGGTGAGGATAAACAGTCTGTGTTGTGTAATAGCACTTTCTAAAAGCACTATTCCTGCCCCGGGGGTAAGTTACCTATTAAAcctctgacattaaaaacaccGCAATGCTTTTTCTGTGTGGTGGAATTGTTTTTTGCCTGATGGGacgaactttttttttttaaatcatattttctcCAGGAATTAGTGATGAGATCCTCAAATTCAAGTGATATCATTTTCACAGATTGCAGATCAACTCCATGTTACTCTTGCTGATGAGGAACAAGACTCTTCATCACAGTCagctgtgaagatatttgtttttctcaagttttgtttttgctgagaTGTGGAGTGCCCAGAACATTTGTCTTTGTAGAACAGAATGATTGAATAATCTTTGTTTTCTTAATATAGGATTGTGCTTGGGCAATGCTAATAAAGTTGGTGGTCTTTATAAGGCATTTCTGATATGACTGGCAGTAGGAGAATGTATCACAGTTACAATACGCAGGTCATTTAAAAATCCTGGGATGCCCGATACTGTAAATCCTTATGAAGCTAGAAACATAGCCTTTGTTTGACTGACAGTCAGTGATCAGTAATCATAGCTAAATAATCAATCATGTAAACAAATATTCTCAACAATTGGTAAATAGTCATAGAACACAGTTAACATTAGATttattgttgtgatttttttttttaaagaaggaagTCTACGACGTGATGCTGCAGAACAATATCCAAGCCATGTCTCTAACACACAGccttttaatgatatttttcatgttgtAAATAAGAAGCCTTACGTGTACCTTCTGACCCCTGATGAATGACAATGCATCACTAACCATATTAAATATTAGATTACCAAAATCCTGCTGGTAACGTGTTCGATTTTGTTCCTTAGAGCTGACAGTAATATATGACTGTAATGTGTTACTGTCGCCTGCTGGAAATTCATCTTTCAGGGtgtccaaacaaaacaaaaaaaacttaccACATTCAGAGTGGTGCGGACATGATTTTTCTATACATTTGCGGTGTGGACATGATTTTTCTATACATTTTCCACTAATAAAAATTATGCAAGCCagattaataaatgttaaatttgttCAATTTTAATCATCACGTAAGCTTTTACGTTTCAGCGTCTGACCTGAGCAAAGATCAGTTTGCCTTATCTGCTCGACTTCCAGTCTTTCTTCCTGCTGCAAAGGTGAAACCACACTATATGCATTTAAAAAGGTTGAAAACAGGAAGGTGACGGGAGATTAAAGATTGTTTCGGAGTCGTTCCGTAAACATTTCCCCTTAATATCAGAACGATATGAAGAGAAGAAGACGTccgacaaataaataaacaatattaaaaCTCATCgatcaatatttaaaatgttacttTAAACCTTAATGATTTAAATAAGCCATCTTTGTCTGTCATGTCTTGTTAGTTTTCTGTTTCCGGGTCAGTCACAGAATATCTAAAGCACTTGAAAGGCTAATTTTCAGAATACTCAAGAAATCAGTATTCGGTGTATTTTCCTAACTCACCCAAATCTGAAGCTTGACCCGCTTGTCCTTGCAGTACATGGTCTTGACTTTGAAGTCGATGCCCACCGTGCTGACAAAGGCCGAAGTGAAGGAATCATCTGCGTAGCGGAACAGGAAGGAGGTCTTTCCCACGCTGCTGTTGCCGATGATCAGCAGCTTAAACATGTAGTCAAAGTTTTGGTCAGCGGCATCTTTGTGTTCCTGGCCTGGTAGTGTGTTTCTGGTGAGCGCCATCTGTCAAATGATGTAGGACAAAAGCAGAAGGCCGGTCTCTCAATCTCCTAACTTCAGAATTGGGACAAGTCATTTGTAAAAAgtatccaacagtttattcaaCATATGTCCTAAAATCACACTCATCCATCCTGGACAACCACAAATTCAAAATATATATGCTGAATATGATCTCAGCTCTTCACTCATCCTGAGGCAGGGGATGCACTTATGATCATGAACAGACTTTGCAAACAAACGCTGAAATGGTGTTATCTCTTTGAAAGACATGTATAATCCACAGCAGCAAACAATGCCAAATAATCTGTCTTCTAGTTTCTCCTCTGTAAAGATTTACTGCTCCTCTCAGCTTGTGATATAACTGTTTATTGGACAAGTTTTGCTTTTGGATCGTTAGTCCGACACAAAAAGACTTTTAAAGATGCCACGTCAAACttctggatttttgttttttccaactaaaaactaaatattaaCGTGTCAGGTATTTACTCAGGTGATACATACATTTCGCTCATGAAAACATGCGGCTAAGAATCTGAAAGCCACGTTAGAATTAGCATTTGACATGATAATTACTGCCTGTGATTTGACTCGATGTGGCCTCTCCAGTCGATTTGGCTCATTTAAAGAGTGcagggttgtgtgtgtctgtggtgtgtttttgtgtctgggGCAGACAGTACTGTTGTGTTCAAATGTGAGGAGGAATCTGAACTATTTGGGAGTTTAAGTTAGTGCCCACTTGGCTGAAATCCATCCACACCAGCAGCTGTTGATATTGGTAAATGGATGTGTTGTTTTGAAATGGTTCGTCTTCCTCCCTCATCCCTCTTAGCTCTCATTCCTGTGTTATGAATCTCCACCAGTATATGCTGTCTCCCTCtcgtcttctctccctctcttacTCCTCCCTCCGGCCTTTTGTCACATGTTGCAAAAACTGAAGGGGTCAATGGATGCTGATGGTGGGCAAGGACTCATGTTCTCCTCCAAATCCAATCTGACCCTTCCCTGACACTCCTGTACTCccaataaacacacactcagtcactcATTTatcttcctttcctctttctcatATTCACACATACCTCCTGTCATCATCCAGCCAAAACTACCTCTCTCCCCACTCGGTCCTTGCTCCATTTCTCTGAATCATACACTGCCAGAAACATCCATTAATCCCTCCACGCCCCACTGCACCTCCtccatcccccaccccccctccctcggtCAGATCGGTGCCACGACCGTCACTGACTGCAGGAATCACTCTGGGGAAAAGCTCAGCATAAGACCATTAAAGCGAACTGGTCGCAGTGCTGGCATACAATCTGCGATGCAATGTTATTCACGCATGCGTACACACGGATAATACAAGTATTTTCAAACCTTTTTGGAGATTTAAACGCTAGAAGCATAAGAAATGTTATCttaactcacaaaaaaaaaaaaaaaacccgcatCATAACACTAATTTCTTAACAGCAGATGTTGACTTCTGAAGTTGTTGATGGATTTACTGAAAGCTGGGCGTGGATTTCACAAGATCAGACTAATGACATACTGGATCATGACACTGCTTGTTGATACTCAAATCTAATTATTCCAACAAGAAAGCCGATATACTAAACATATAAAAGTTCATTTTCTAGGGTGACATTGTTTACGTTATATCATAAAGTGACTGAAAGACGAGCTGATGACATTTCCTGACTATAAAAACTGCGTAAAAAGTCACTCACGCTCCTCCACCGATGTTCCTCCAGAGTGCGCGTCGCCGTCGTGCGCTCCTGCTCCTGACGCGCCGCTTCCCGGATCTCCAGACTTGCGTGTGTCTGTCAACACGCAGCGTGGAGGCAGTGGAGTCAGCCTCAGTCCCAAGAACAGTCCTCACTCTCTCTGTggagactttcaaaataaaacaccctCACTTCTTTCAGtcccaaaattaaaaaagctATATTTAAAACATCGGccgatgtaaaaacaaaaacgtggCATTTTGAGAACTTTTGACAACGTGACTTTTACGCAATTTTTCTAGTTGGTTTTACAACATAGTTGTCAAagttgagctttttttttttcaggatagTTACGCTTGTAACTAATGGAATTTATACAGACTTGAGAcaaatgtctgaaaataaaagttgtCTCGTACGTTCCCAGACTATTCGGTGAAGTTTTCTAATTGCTTGATTAGATCGATCAACAGTCGAAAAAAGTGATCaatatgaaatgataaaatacgTGACATATACAATGTAATGCGTTGAATTTAAGCAGCTGTTTGACCAATTTAACCAATTCTGAATCGCcaaaaaaatggacaaataTCGACTAATTATTTCAGCAACAGCAATGTGGTTttgaaaagttgtttttttttctttttttttgaatggtCACTTCTTGCCCAAATCAGTCAAGATCGAATCGCATTGCCTGCTGAGAGTTTCCTGTATTTAAACCCCTGTCGGATAATCGACGGGTCAGGCGGCATCGCTTTGTGTGCTGAATGGCGCAAACATGACGCAAAGGACGCACAACAAACTCATGACCTCACAGTTAAATTGTTCAGTTATACACCGTGGAAGAAATGCAGCATCTGATTTCAGTCTTAACATTCCCATTTGTTACGCCAAAGTTTCGATGCATTAATGGCTGAAATATTTTGATTGTTAAGACAAATCGGTTCTTGTCCTGAACAATCATCAGCCTGGCTGCTGAGTAATGGATTCATGCACACAGGGCTCGGTTAATCATGTCCTTACAAGCTCACCTCTACTTGTCTTTGTATCAATAAACATTGAAAACACTGGTGTGTATtctcagcatgtgtgtgtgtgtgtgtgtgtgtgtgtgtgtgtgtgtgtgtgtgtgtgtgtgtgtgtgtgtgtgtgtgtgtgtgtttgtgctgtaagACTGAATTTGAGTAAATCACACTGGACCAAGTGAACCTGGAATCAAAGaggtttttattgtttcttgGCAAAAGAACGTTGCTGAAAAAGAATTTGCACACcctaaaaaatataatttatgggCTTTTGTATTTGGACTTGGACAAAGTCAAACTC carries:
- the LOC137600386 gene encoding ras-related protein Rab-3D-like is translated as MALTRNTLPGQEHKDAADQNFDYMFKLLIIGNSSVGKTSFLFRYADDSFTSAFVSTVGIDFKVKTMYCKDKRVKLQIWDTAGQERYRTITTAYYRGAMGFLLMYDITSQESFCAVQDWATQIRTYSWGNAEVALVGNKLDLEEEREVPTEDAQKLATELGFQFFEASAKDNINVKQVFDKLVEAICERMNESPNGDTGLSAKSKGANLKDTPGGSQGGCAC